The Pirellulimonas nuda genome includes a region encoding these proteins:
- a CDS encoding ABC transporter permease, producing MRFHRLIVANLLNRPLRTALTTLGVAIAVCAVVALVGVSGGFERSLRDAYESRGIDLLLFQKGQLQHISSALPEGLRDRVAALPGVAACEPMLIDVLALDASQLFGVQAQGWRPESFFMQQLELTAGRLPSGPGARQIVLGAELARGIGKGPGDTVELIEGEPFEVCGVYESANVFENGWIVLPIAALQELMLREGDVTGFAVIGQSHDRAALAELAGQIEGVDPRIKAAIARDFAENASELKIAGTLAWMTSSIAVVVGALAVLNTMLMSVFERTGELAVLRALGWRRGRVVALVLGEALAITLLGAVLGNLLGLGVVWLLSLTESGGRVVSGEVSPLVLVQGALVAVILGLLGGLYPAWRAACLEPTDGLRHD from the coding sequence ATGCGTTTTCACCGCCTGATCGTCGCCAACCTGCTCAACCGCCCGCTGCGGACGGCCCTCACCACGCTGGGGGTGGCGATCGCCGTGTGCGCGGTGGTGGCCCTGGTGGGGGTCTCGGGGGGGTTCGAGCGGTCGCTCCGCGACGCCTACGAGAGCCGCGGGATCGACCTGCTGCTGTTCCAGAAGGGGCAGCTTCAGCACATCTCCAGCGCCCTGCCCGAGGGGCTCCGCGACCGCGTGGCCGCCCTGCCGGGGGTGGCCGCCTGCGAGCCGATGTTGATCGACGTGCTGGCGCTGGACGCCAGCCAGTTGTTCGGCGTGCAGGCCCAGGGGTGGCGGCCCGAGAGTTTTTTTATGCAGCAGTTGGAGCTCACCGCAGGGCGCCTCCCCAGCGGCCCGGGCGCCCGCCAGATCGTGCTTGGCGCCGAGCTGGCCCGCGGCATCGGCAAGGGCCCGGGGGACACGGTAGAGCTGATCGAGGGCGAACCCTTCGAGGTGTGCGGCGTCTACGAGTCGGCCAACGTGTTTGAGAACGGCTGGATCGTGCTGCCCATCGCCGCGCTGCAGGAGCTGATGCTGCGCGAGGGAGACGTGACCGGGTTTGCCGTGATCGGTCAGTCGCACGACCGCGCGGCGCTCGCGGAGCTTGCCGGGCAGATCGAGGGGGTCGACCCGCGGATCAAGGCAGCGATTGCGCGTGACTTCGCCGAGAACGCGTCGGAGCTCAAAATCGCCGGCACGCTGGCGTGGATGACCAGCAGCATCGCGGTGGTGGTGGGCGCGCTGGCGGTGCTCAACACGATGCTAATGAGCGTGTTCGAACGCACCGGCGAGCTGGCCGTGCTGCGGGCCCTGGGCTGGCGCCGCGGGCGGGTCGTGGCGCTGGTGCTTGGGGAGGCGCTGGCCATCACGCTGCTGGGGGCGGTGCTCGGCAATCTGTTGGGCCTGGGGGTCGTCTGGCTGCTGAGCCTCACCGAATCGGGGGGCCGCGTCGTCTCCGGCGAGGTCTCCCCGCTGGTGCTGGTGCAGGGAGCCCTGGTGGCGGTCATCCTCGGCCTGCTGGGGGGCCTCTATCCGGCGTGGCGCGCGGCCTGCCTGGAGCCGACCGATGGGCTTCGGCATGACTAG
- a CDS encoding Uma2 family endonuclease, whose translation MATTLVEYEQDVPLTGLPEEGPYRLSDYLSLPDVPRVELMQGRFYVAPAPNWYHQAVSMQLSKHFEAIASGSGGLALAAPTDVHLMESTVVQPDLLYLAKGRRPKSQQRIDVVPDLVIEIVSGRYGRRDRVAKLALYAKAGVAEYWILDPEAQIFSYFILVDGAYQVRSAEQGSYVSPRCPEVTIDEPAFWADVDRYVGG comes from the coding sequence ATGGCCACTACGCTCGTTGAATACGAACAAGACGTCCCCCTCACCGGGCTCCCGGAAGAGGGACCTTACCGGCTGTCGGATTACTTGAGCCTACCCGATGTGCCACGGGTGGAGTTGATGCAAGGGAGGTTCTACGTGGCGCCTGCTCCGAATTGGTATCACCAAGCCGTTTCGATGCAGTTGTCAAAGCACTTCGAGGCGATCGCGAGTGGGTCGGGCGGGCTTGCGCTGGCCGCGCCGACGGACGTGCATCTCATGGAGTCGACCGTCGTACAGCCCGACCTGCTCTACCTTGCCAAGGGGCGTCGCCCCAAGTCGCAACAACGGATCGATGTCGTCCCGGACCTCGTCATTGAGATCGTCTCGGGCCGATACGGGCGTCGCGATCGGGTTGCGAAGCTCGCCCTCTACGCCAAAGCGGGTGTAGCGGAATACTGGATCCTCGATCCGGAAGCCCAGATCTTCAGCTACTTCATCTTAGTGGATGGCGCCTACCAAGTACGTTCAGCAGAGCAGGGCAGCTACGTCTCCCCGCGTTGCCCCGAAGTGACGATCGACGAACCCGCGTTCTGGGCGGATGTCGATCGGTACGTCGGCGGGTGA
- a CDS encoding KpsF/GutQ family sugar-phosphate isomerase, which produces MSRTTETQREPQSLTPLEQLQAAREVIRVEAAALWAVSNRIGPSVGCAIELLLGAAGSVIVTGMGKAGLVGQKIAATLASTGARAHFVHPAEAFHGDLGRIHADDVVLILSQSGETEEVTRLLPSLAEIGAPTIALTASRASTLGRSATHVIELGKLDEACSLGLAPSTSTTAMLAVGDALALVLSKMRGFGAEDFARFHPGGSLGRKLSRVDDWMRPLDECRVAPESQTVRQVIVACRRPGRRTGAVMLVNAAGKLTGLFTDSDLARMFERRDESALDSPVSSVMAAAPTTVQQGARLGQAMSLLSTRKFSELPVVDAAGKPVGLLDVTDVLGVTGDEADVGAKNKAPSVRIFPSEDLFAAG; this is translated from the coding sequence ATGTCACGCACTACCGAAACACAACGGGAACCTCAGTCGCTCACGCCCCTTGAGCAGCTCCAGGCGGCGCGGGAGGTGATCCGGGTTGAGGCGGCCGCGCTGTGGGCGGTCTCTAACCGCATCGGCCCCAGCGTGGGCTGCGCGATCGAGCTGCTCTTGGGCGCGGCCGGCAGCGTGATTGTGACCGGTATGGGCAAGGCTGGGCTGGTGGGGCAGAAGATCGCCGCAACGCTCGCCTCGACCGGCGCGCGGGCCCACTTCGTTCACCCCGCCGAGGCCTTCCACGGCGACCTCGGACGCATCCACGCCGACGACGTGGTGCTGATCCTCTCGCAGAGCGGCGAGACCGAAGAAGTCACCCGACTGCTGCCGAGTTTGGCCGAGATCGGCGCCCCCACCATCGCGCTCACCGCTAGCCGCGCCAGCACGCTGGGCCGCTCGGCGACGCACGTCATCGAACTGGGGAAACTCGACGAGGCCTGCTCGTTGGGCTTGGCGCCCAGCACCAGCACCACCGCGATGCTCGCGGTGGGCGACGCGCTAGCGCTGGTCCTCAGCAAGATGCGCGGCTTCGGCGCCGAGGACTTCGCCCGCTTCCACCCCGGCGGCAGCCTGGGACGCAAGCTCAGCCGCGTGGACGACTGGATGCGTCCGCTGGACGAGTGCCGGGTCGCGCCGGAATCGCAGACCGTGCGTCAGGTGATCGTCGCTTGCCGCCGCCCGGGGCGCCGCACCGGCGCGGTGATGCTGGTCAACGCCGCGGGCAAGCTCACGGGGCTGTTCACGGACAGCGACCTGGCGCGGATGTTCGAACGCCGCGACGAGTCGGCCCTCGACTCCCCGGTCAGCAGCGTCATGGCGGCCGCGCCCACCACGGTGCAGCAGGGCGCCAGGCTGGGCCAGGCGATGTCGCTCCTCTCCACGCGCAAGTTCAGCGAGCTGCCGGTGGTCGATGCCGCGGGCAAACCGGTCGGCCTGCTCGACGTGACCGACGTGCTGGGCGTCACGGGCGACGAGGCCGACGTCGGCGCCAAGAACAAAGCGCCCAGCGTGCGGATCTTCCCCAGCGAAGACCTGTTCGCGGCCGGCTGA
- a CDS encoding KdsC family phosphatase encodes MKQIKLLLSDVDGVMTDGSLAFGPDGDEIKTFHVRDGLAVHFWQSLGLKFGIVTGRTCRIVQARAKELGIGYVRQGALEKLPHVRDLAKEVGVTLDEIAYIGDDLLDLPVIKAVGLGASVADGVEEVRAAAQFVTQAPGGRGAVREFVEHLLKESGRWEEVLKRYQ; translated from the coding sequence ATGAAACAAATCAAACTACTCCTGTCCGACGTTGACGGCGTGATGACCGACGGGTCGCTCGCGTTCGGGCCCGATGGGGACGAGATCAAGACGTTCCACGTCCGCGACGGGCTGGCGGTGCACTTCTGGCAGTCGTTGGGGCTCAAGTTCGGCATCGTCACGGGCCGGACCTGCCGCATCGTGCAGGCGCGGGCCAAGGAGCTGGGCATCGGCTACGTCCGGCAGGGCGCCCTAGAAAAGCTGCCGCACGTCCGCGACCTCGCCAAAGAAGTCGGCGTGACGCTCGACGAGATCGCCTACATCGGCGACGACCTGCTCGACCTGCCGGTGATCAAGGCCGTGGGCCTGGGCGCCAGCGTGGCCGACGGGGTGGAAGAAGTCCGCGCCGCGGCCCAATTCGTCACCCAAGCCCCCGGCGGCCGGGGCGCGGTGCGTGAGTTCGTTGAGCACCTCTTGAAAGAGTCCGGCCGCTGGGAAGAAGTGCTGAAGCGCTACCAGTAA
- the carB gene encoding carbamoyl-phosphate synthase large subunit produces the protein MPRRDDLHKILLIGSGPIVIGQACEFDYSGTQACKALREEGYEVVLVNSNPATIMTDPSTADRTYIEPLTWEIIEKIIAIEKPDALLPTLGGQTALNLAMALEAHGVLEKHGVEMIGANADVIDKAESRDRFKQAMEKIGLGVCKGKTIKTLDEARALVEEIGLPAVVRPSFTMGGSGSSIAYNRAEFDDLVRRGLDSSPTTEVLVEESILGWKEYEMEVMRDVDDNVVIICAIENFDAMGIHTGDSITVAPAQTLSDKEYQRMRDASLAVIREIGVETGGSNIQFAIEPSTGRMIVIEMNPRVSRSSALASKATGFPIAKIAAKLAVGYRLHELPNDITRETTACFEPSIDYVVTKIPRFAFEKFPEADSSLTTQMKSVGETMAIGSTFKESFQKALRGLEVGAFGFGSDGLDLWYDAAGRPSPDRPDTETIHAKLQKAGPDRVFYLRYALKAGMTVDQVHELSGIDPWFLDNLLEIVETEDALRGARGEGREAGTSLESLGDDLLRTAKRQGFSDRQLSVIFGVGEMEVRRHRIARGIRAVFKSVDTCAAEFEAYTPYFYSTYEEEDETPPRGGGARDEGRGTRESQAGSDAPSSLARHSPLAPNPSPPSRSDKRIMILGGGPNRIGQGIEFDYCCCHASFAMRELGIESIMVNSNPETVSTDYDTSDLLFFEPLTVEDVLNICDRVEPDGVIVQFGGQTPLNLARALKEAGAPIIGTPVEAIEDAEDREKFSQLIDRLGLRQPPSGIARTMDEARREAARIGYPILVRPSFVLGGRAMEICYDNAQLDQFVAAAFVAAQGQPVLIDSFLEGATEVDVDAICDGETVIVPGIMEHIEEAGVHSGDSACAIPPYSLPGPVIAEIREATEKLARALGVRGLMNVQFAVQWEEGGARGEGREASDAQSDASAPHASTDASRVPSVPHPSSLAPRPSLYVLEVNPRASRTAPFVAKATGMPVAKIAAKVMAGVSLKEQGFTSDPLPAHVSVKESVFPFAKFRGVDVVLGPEMRSTGEVMGISPRFSMAFAKSQLAAGSALPMEGNVFLSVAPKHKPGLVDIARRLAAMGYGLLATRGTAEALDAAGIACTRVKKIKEGHPNLLDYLADEQVELVMNTPVGKGARTDEGRIRAATVAAGVPCLTTLEAAEAATKAMEALRTEEMQVMSLQERFADVNHQ, from the coding sequence ATGCCCAGGCGCGACGACCTTCACAAGATCCTGCTGATCGGCTCCGGACCCATCGTTATCGGGCAGGCGTGCGAGTTCGACTACTCCGGCACCCAGGCCTGCAAGGCGCTGCGCGAAGAGGGGTACGAGGTGGTGCTGGTGAACTCCAACCCGGCGACGATCATGACCGATCCGTCGACGGCAGACCGCACCTACATCGAGCCGCTCACCTGGGAGATCATCGAGAAGATCATCGCCATCGAGAAGCCCGACGCGCTGCTGCCGACCCTGGGGGGGCAGACCGCGCTGAACCTGGCCATGGCGCTGGAGGCGCACGGCGTGCTGGAGAAGCACGGCGTCGAGATGATCGGCGCCAACGCAGACGTGATCGACAAGGCCGAGAGCCGCGACCGCTTCAAGCAGGCCATGGAGAAGATCGGCCTGGGGGTCTGCAAGGGCAAGACGATCAAGACGCTGGACGAGGCCCGCGCGCTGGTCGAAGAGATCGGCCTGCCGGCGGTCGTGCGGCCCAGCTTCACGATGGGGGGCAGCGGCTCGTCGATCGCCTACAACCGGGCGGAGTTCGACGACCTGGTGCGCCGCGGGCTCGACTCGTCTCCCACCACCGAGGTGCTGGTTGAGGAGTCGATCCTGGGCTGGAAAGAGTACGAGATGGAGGTGATGCGCGACGTCGACGACAACGTGGTGATCATTTGCGCCATCGAGAACTTCGACGCGATGGGGATCCACACCGGCGACTCCATCACCGTGGCGCCCGCGCAAACCCTCTCCGACAAAGAGTACCAGCGGATGCGCGACGCCAGCCTGGCGGTGATCCGCGAGATCGGCGTCGAGACCGGCGGGTCGAACATCCAGTTCGCCATCGAGCCCTCGACCGGGCGGATGATCGTCATCGAGATGAACCCCCGCGTGAGCCGCTCTAGCGCGCTGGCGTCTAAGGCCACCGGCTTCCCGATCGCCAAGATCGCCGCGAAGCTGGCCGTGGGCTACCGGCTGCACGAGCTGCCCAACGACATCACCCGCGAGACCACCGCCTGCTTCGAGCCGAGCATCGACTACGTGGTGACCAAGATCCCGCGGTTCGCGTTCGAGAAATTCCCCGAGGCAGACAGCAGCCTGACGACGCAGATGAAGAGCGTCGGCGAGACCATGGCCATCGGCAGCACCTTCAAGGAGAGCTTCCAGAAGGCGCTGCGTGGGCTGGAGGTGGGCGCCTTCGGTTTCGGCAGCGACGGCCTCGACCTGTGGTACGACGCCGCGGGCCGGCCCAGCCCCGATCGGCCCGACACCGAGACCATCCACGCCAAGCTGCAAAAGGCAGGGCCGGACCGCGTGTTCTACCTGCGTTACGCGCTCAAGGCGGGGATGACGGTCGACCAGGTGCACGAGCTCTCGGGGATCGACCCGTGGTTCTTGGACAATCTGCTGGAGATCGTCGAGACCGAAGACGCGTTGCGAGGGGCGAGGGGCGAGGGGCGAGAGGCTGGAACGTCCCTCGAATCTCTAGGCGACGACTTATTGCGCACCGCCAAACGGCAGGGGTTCTCTGATCGGCAGCTCAGCGTGATCTTCGGCGTCGGCGAGATGGAAGTCCGCCGGCATCGCATCGCCCGCGGCATCCGCGCCGTGTTCAAGAGCGTCGACACCTGCGCCGCGGAGTTCGAGGCGTACACGCCCTACTTCTATTCCACGTACGAAGAAGAAGACGAAACCCCGCCGCGGGGCGGAGGGGCGAGGGACGAGGGGCGAGGGACGAGAGAGTCGCAAGCGGGAAGCGACGCACCGTCTTCGCTTGCGCGTCACTCGCCCCTCGCCCCTAACCCCTCGCCCCCGTCGCGCAGCGACAAGCGGATCATGATCCTCGGCGGCGGTCCCAACCGTATTGGGCAAGGCATCGAGTTCGACTACTGCTGCTGCCACGCCAGCTTTGCGATGCGCGAGCTGGGGATCGAGTCGATCATGGTCAACTCCAACCCCGAGACGGTGTCGACCGACTACGACACCAGCGACCTGCTGTTCTTCGAGCCGCTGACCGTCGAGGACGTGCTAAACATCTGCGACCGGGTGGAGCCCGACGGCGTGATCGTGCAGTTCGGCGGGCAGACGCCGCTGAACCTGGCGCGGGCGCTCAAGGAAGCGGGCGCGCCGATCATCGGCACGCCGGTCGAGGCGATCGAGGACGCCGAAGACCGAGAGAAGTTCTCGCAGCTCATCGACCGCCTGGGCCTGCGGCAGCCCCCCAGCGGCATCGCCCGCACGATGGACGAGGCCCGCCGCGAGGCGGCCCGCATCGGCTACCCGATCCTGGTGCGGCCCAGCTTCGTGCTCGGCGGCAGGGCGATGGAGATCTGCTACGACAACGCCCAGCTCGACCAGTTTGTTGCCGCGGCGTTCGTCGCCGCGCAGGGCCAGCCGGTACTGATTGACAGCTTCCTGGAGGGGGCGACCGAGGTCGACGTCGACGCCATCTGCGACGGCGAGACCGTGATCGTGCCCGGCATCATGGAGCACATCGAAGAAGCAGGCGTCCACTCCGGCGACAGCGCCTGCGCCATCCCCCCCTACAGCCTGCCGGGGCCGGTGATCGCCGAGATCCGCGAGGCGACCGAGAAGCTTGCTAGGGCGCTGGGCGTGCGAGGCCTAATGAACGTGCAGTTCGCCGTGCAGTGGGAGGAAGGTGGGGCGCGGGGTGAGGGACGAGAGGCGAGCGACGCGCAGAGCGATGCATCAGCGCCGCACGCGAGCACCGACGCCTCGCGAGTCCCGTCCGTACCTCACCCCTCGTCCCTCGCCCCTCGCCCCTCGCTCTACGTTCTCGAGGTCAACCCACGCGCCAGCCGCACCGCGCCGTTTGTCGCTAAAGCGACCGGCATGCCCGTGGCCAAGATCGCCGCGAAGGTAATGGCGGGGGTGTCGCTCAAGGAGCAGGGGTTCACCTCCGACCCGCTGCCGGCGCACGTGTCGGTGAAGGAGAGCGTGTTCCCGTTCGCCAAGTTCCGCGGTGTCGACGTGGTGCTGGGCCCCGAGATGCGCAGCACCGGCGAGGTGATGGGGATCAGCCCGCGGTTCTCGATGGCGTTCGCCAAGAGCCAGCTCGCCGCGGGCAGCGCGCTGCCGATGGAGGGGAACGTCTTCCTCAGCGTCGCCCCCAAGCACAAGCCGGGCCTGGTGGATATCGCGCGCCGACTCGCGGCCATGGGCTACGGCCTGCTCGCCACGCGCGGCACGGCCGAGGCGCTCGACGCGGCCGGCATCGCCTGCACGCGGGTGAAGAAGATCAAGGAGGGCCACCCCAACCTGCTGGACTACTTGGCCGACGAGCAGGTCGAGCTGGTGATGAACACCCCGGTCGGCAAGGGCGCCCGCACCGACGAGGGCCGCATCCGCGCCGCCACCGTAGCGGCCGGCGTGCCGTGCCTGACCACGCTGGAGGCCGCCGAGGCGGCGACCAAGGCGATGGAGGCGCTGCGTACCGAGGAGATGCAGGTGATGAGCCTGCAGGAGCGGTTCGCGGACGTGAACCACCAATGA